GAATTCCCCAGTTAAGCTCTCTAGCTAGATTCTTCCAACTAATATGCACATGTGGTTAAACACTGGACAAGGTAAGGATACAAGTAGTAACCACAAATATGAACTCAGTTTCATCTTGCACTTGACTTTCTTCATTTACATGACTGCTGGAAACACCTTTCCAACTTCTTTTGGTTTTCATAGGCCTCAAGGGACAatgatagatgattccatgATGAACTAATTTCATAAGCATCCTATCTATGGATTGTTAAAATTTATGGCTTATGGCACAAAAAGTTCAAGTGAgaaatattttagataaaagGCATGGCCTACTTCTAGCAATCAAAATCTGGAGtgatagaaaaatgttttaagaattaaaatcgAATAAAAGGGATCAGATAGACTTGCCATTTTTTGACTATAtacatttattttcctttgcataTAGAATTGTGCACTTGTCAGAGGGATTTCtcatccaaaaaggaaaatttacataaaaggGATACAAACCTTTTGTCAGCGAAAATCATCATCCCATAATCTGCCTTTGAACGGATTACTCGGCCCACACATTGTGCAGCTTGCCTCTGCTCCATTACATTCTCATTAATGAAGCTCATATTATTTAAGCAAGACATGAACTAACCAACCAAAGGCCAAACAATGCATACACTAAATGACACAGAGTGCAGTGAAAAATACCAATGCATCAAAAGTCAGAAAATCGCCTTCCTTTATCTGGAATGTCTCACGTAAATATTCCAACCGTGCAAGCAATATTCtgcaaaatgaaattatgtctAACCATGACCAGGCAGAAATAGTAACTTATGAAACttgaataaaaaaggaaaacatatcAGTCACAATGATGACAAGAAGCAAAACAGCAAGACATTAATAACATAATTTCATTCACaaaatggaaataaagaaatatcTATAGTGAATTCACCTGCTTAATGTGTATTGGAAAGGAACACCAAACATGATCACTAATCTTCCATAATGTCGATCAAAATCAATACCTTCAGCTACTTTCCCCCTGCAACAGTGCAGAAATAAACTTTTAATCTCATCTTGATGGACCCTCAATCATCCCCATCCTTTTATGCAGTTCATACCAGGGGATCAGGGGATTCCCCCAAATGCCTTTAGACTTGTATCTCGTTCACAACAGTACAAAAGTATCTTAAATCAACCTATATGCAAAcatgctaaaataaaatatcatagcattttttgttaaatcaaCCTATTGCTTGCCAGTGCACATGACAAATACCTTCAGCTCCTTCAATGCAGAAGAATTTTCCCAGAACCTTTGGGCCATGATTTACTGAAATAGaaattttacaaattccaagtcccttgattttgagaaaaataaaaaaatctttcaatATTGCCATCCAAAAAACCTCTGCACTTGAAATTGAAGAGAACTAGAGTAGTTATAGGGGTATAATCAGGGTATTGATGTCCCTCCTGACAGTTCTGTGCTTTGTATATTTTGTGGAATAGCAGATCAGAGATGAAACATTAATTTTACATCCTTTAGCCTATTAAAGGAAATTAAGGTCCCTGAGTTTCAATAATTTAGCAACACCACCAAAAACAACTTCAAGTTACCATGATATTACACTACATAACccagtttgttttttattctgaaTTGCAGTTTACTTGCCAACCCTTATTCAAGTTTAATAAtcacaaatatttaatttcaaaagataatgaaaaatagTACCTTGCAACAGAGAAAAAGACAGCACCTCTCCCACAGTCACAAGCTCTGCGATAATTGTCTAGAGCTAATGTAGTTTCCACCACATCCTGAGTCTCAATAAAGACAAGCTTATGTTGCATTATTTCCTGCAACAAAGATACCATTATCTATcaagaaaattagtttttctagAAAGCAAAAATAATTCCCAGGGAAAGTGTGTGTAGAACCATACAGATGGTTGAGCCCAAGTTAAGGAATCATGAACTGAATAAGAGTAAATCCaagttttaagaaaatgatCTCATGAGATTCTaatgaggaaaaaaatcaagagaGGGGATGGGTGATGTGTTGGGATGCCTaaagtaaaagggaaaaaaaagatatttttcaaCATGGAggttatacaaaaaaattttgataaaccAAGAGAAGAAATCATATTAAAACATGCCAAAACAGGGGCGCTCCCTATGTACACCGGCAGTATACAAAGAAAGCCTCACCCAAGGCAACAAAGGAGAAACAAAAACCTGGAAATGCCAAAGATGACCAACAAATCAACCATCCAACACATTCATAAAAGAGAGATAGTCCACGTCCATGAGAGATGGAGGTTATACAAAATGAGAGATGAAGAATAGCACATTCTCACCTTTAAAATTCCACTTTCATTCCAAGTATTGACAATTCCATCCATATAAGAATAACTGACAAAAAAACATACAATCCCATCAGGAACAACAGACACCATCTCCAGCAGGAGCCTCCCATAATTCCTTACAACACCAGGATCACTtctcatatcaaattttgtactCACAGGAAGCTGGTCactgaaataaaaagaaattgaattcaataaggagaaagaaacaaaaataaataaataaaaatgacctAATGGAAGTAATGTCTTTCAACTAAGATTAATAAGAAAGGTTGTAGTAATAGAAACTATGACACCCAaattattgaatagaaaaaagaatcaaacCTTAATTTAACCCCTTACCTCCCACGAGTGAGAACCATTGGGCATATGCAGTTCCTTGTCAAGGACATCGTAAAACTCCGACTGACAACAGGGTTGAAATTAAGAAGGCGAGGATAGAGATCAATGGGGCTTAGAGTTCCAGATGTAATCACAACTGATTGAAATCGTTCAAATACAGGCTTTATGGCAAGAGAAGCATCATGACAGCTAAGCTGAAAAGTCAACATGAAGAGAAACCGCAATAAATATACAGGTAACTAGGTTAAATAGAGTAGAATAAAGATTCAAACATAGAGGACAACACTGTGCAGACCAAATAATGGCAAGCATCAGCAATTGTGCATATTAAGAGAAATGGGAGATGGATAACTTCTGGATAGATTATGTGAAGAATGGAGTCTGACCTCTAACAAGTCAAGACTCAAGAGTCCCCTGTGCGATTTGCATATTAAGTCCATAAACAGCTTATTTATTCCAgaaagttgtttaaaaaaaaaaaacaaaaaaaaaaactagaaataaGCAAACCTGCAGTACAGGATCAGGAATATGTGGCATCCTTTCATCAAATGGTTCAATGATGATTGAAAATCCCCTAGTGTATGTTCCCACAAGTGTAGCAAAGTCACATATTGTTTGGATATGTAAAAACTCATCCGTGTCAGTAATTTCTAGGGTCAGCATGAGGGAGTGAAGACGATCATAACAAAACTTCAACATTTTCTGATCAATTCCAGCCTGGGAATTAATCGAGGCAACAAAGGCAACAGGTCCTTCCTTCTCAACATTCTCAGTTTCCAGCCGACCATGGAGATACTGAACCAATCTACGTAAAACAGACAAGAAATGCTCTGCTCGCCGAATATTTCCTGGCACGGCCTCCTTCAGAATATCATCAGGCAAAGCAGGATTCGCAAGCCAGGTGTCTGAAACTGCGAAAAAGAAGCATGTCCAACTTTAGTCGATAGATTGTGcattcaaaaaatgtttttagactTTATTAATGAACCATCACTATAAGGCATTCCACTTACTAGGTAAGTTTCCCCTCTGGGCCAAACCCTCAACAAGCCTGTTGTATTCTGCTCTCAATCTACCCGCATCAGTGGCCTTGAACCTTCCTACCATGTCAAACAATTTAATGAACTGTAACAAACTTCATTTCTAATgacagaagaaaagaaacaacatAAAGTAGTAATCCGCCAATTAGTGAAACTCAATCCCAAATAGCATATGTCAAGGCAAATGTCTAAGGAATTATAAGAGACAGAttttactaattattttttatatttatgtgtGTATCTGCATGAAGGCATGCACATGTATGAGAAAGCAAGACAAACAGATGAAGTATGATCGTATTCAATTTGGATGCAAAGTAATAGCTTCAAGCACAAGGTGtaatacaaatatttttcaatttttgcagATGGGCAAATTTGTGTGTATGTACTACAGATAAAGAGCCTAAAGAAAGAGCTGCAACCCAAATACATAGTTAAAAGGAAAGTACAAAATAGATCAACTGACCGAAACTGTCGATGAAGTCTACAAAGGAATGATTAACATCCCTAGCTGAATATCTAATCCATGAGAACAAAGATTTAATAAACTGATTTTCACAATTAACAACGACACTGTACTCCAACAATTCTTTTCAAGATAATCCAGAATAAACTAGTTTTTTCTATCTCCAATTCTACTTTTGCCTTCTCCCGGaaaactaccatgtcatccaagAAGCAGCACTTTACCACACAAGACCCTAGACACCCCAAACATGCACACAAGTATTATGTTTACACCTCATCCAAAATTAACACTTTGAAGCATGAACCTTCAAATGTTCTTGATTGTTGCCCCTGGGCAAGCTTCAAAGGTGTAAGCATCACATGCCTTTTAGAGCATTGATCAAACCTCAAAATCTGACATTTTGCTggaaaaaagtaaataaataaaggaatataacattttttttttagaggaggTGTAGGGGAAGGGACAGGAAGACATCCCATATGTAGGGAGTACATAAGGATCATTGAGGCcccaaaaccaaaaacaaagaaaaaaaagaaaacactgACTAAGACCAGGCCAGACTATCTACAAAGTCAAAGACATTGGTTTCCTCCATGACACTAGCTCAGGATTAGACCAGGCtatcaacaaaatcaaacaaagacaTAACAGTTTCCTCCACAAGCAATAGCCCAGAACAAAAAGGTTTTAAATCTGGCCCTTTAGagataaaatttttagttattgATAATGAAATTTGGGCAGATATAGAAGAAAAACAGCACAACCataaattttccttttgtttcatttacttatttatttatttattattattattatcattgctAAGTGCGAACAGTATGCAAAaacaaacactaaaaaaaatcataaagaaaacAATCCTAAATACAAGGAAATAAAGAATTACTCCTCATTGCTTCTTATAAGATGTTCATGGccaagaaaaagataaaaaatatatttttctccaCTGACAACTATTCTCCTTCAATCCTATCTGTTCATTTCTTTTCAAGCAGTCCATGCCAAGCAGATGAGAGAAACCCTCCAAATAGCTCCCTTGTTCTCCTGCACAAACCATGCCAGCTCCTGCGGAGAAATTGGAGGAGACCTTTTTGCTTTCTGTAGAAACATCCAGACATTCCCAACCACCACCAAAGAAATAACTAACTCAAAAGTTATACTTTCAGAAAGCAAGGGCTCACCAGCATTTTTGTGCATACAGTGCCAACTAGAGAGAACCAAACCTCGACAAGTTATATTATCAACCACCAGGATTTACTCAGCTTCCATTCAAGGGGTAAAAAGGATTTCATCAGAACAACACTGCACCATTACACTTTCCAAGGGAAATAACCATGGCACACCCCACCGAAACCCTCCATATGATTTTACCAAAAACCAGTAATCCCTAGCTTGATTCCCATTCCACCATATGGCGTCTAAACCCACCCCAACCCCTCCTACCACATAGTTGAactataaaatgaaaaaataaaacaactagGGCCTCTACAGATTCTAACTCCCAGTTCTGGAACTGCTTATCAAGGCAAGAATTTGAACCAATCCACACCCCATTTGCTTCTCTATTCCCGTAATCCACAACTAGTACCTCCTTATTCCCGATTGTAGCATAAAGGTCCATGGAAACAACTTTAGCTCCTCCCACACCACTCATCCAATCAAACCCTTAATCCCATAAGCCACCACAAACTCCCAAGTCCAATTTGCCCAACCATTCTTAATCCTTTTCCAAAGCCTCACCACAAGAGATCCTATAACCTCcaccaaaaacaaacaaccccTCCCTTCCCATACTCACCCTCTACCACTCTTTCCCTTTAATACTTCCTTCCCATATTATCAATCAACTCAATCAAAAATTAAGAGATGTTCCACCCACACAtgctctaaattaaaattttctttcacttttttatcAAGTCAAATATGAGTTTATGGGGTGGAAAACTACTAACACCAATTCATTTGATATTCATCAAGCATGGAATGCTAGAGAGGGTTCCGTTGTGCTTGGAGAAACATGTGCTCCACTTTTTTCAATAAGCAAAGAGACTATACGCTAAAAGAGAACCTAAAAGGCAAGGGGTGTAGTCCACACAGGAGGACGACTCCCACAAAAATTTATTCAGCAACTTAAGAGTGTAAAGTTTTTCATGCTATCCAGACGTGAAAGTAGTAATACAagaaccattttcaaaaattctagtTTCAATTCTTATACAGGTATTGAATTAAGTAAGCATCATGCAAgctaaaaagaaagaggaaaatatACGGGAAACCTCAAAACCCAAGTCAAAACTAACTGGAAATTCTAACAAAAAGACACTTACCTATTAATCTCCTGAGCCATTTTACTGAGATTCCTTGTAGCCCCTTCAAGGGTCTGCCTCCTCACACTAACACTAAGCGCCTCAATACACACATTATCGATATTATGTGCCTCATCAAACACCACCACAGACTCCCTCTGCATCTCCTTTGATATAATCCCAGCCACCTTGGGATCAAGCAAGTACTGATAACTATAAACGACCACATTTGCAAATTGCACCATGTGCCGTGCTAAAAAGTACGGGCACCACCCCTTATCCCTCCCAAACGCCCGTAAATTCTGCAATCATAGCAACAAATTCCGGTTTCTAAAACTGCAACTTAAAATTCTAATGAAATGTtaagtttcttatttctttcctttccccACCTTTTCTGGGTAAACAAACGGAAATCATCAATCCAAAGCTAATTAAAGACTTTTGAAACTATACCTGCAAAGTGTACACCCCCGGCGGCAAAACCGCTTCCGACGCAGCTTTCTCGTAGTTTTCAAAGAACTGACACGTCGGTATGTTAGGATTCTCAACGGCGAGTGCCCGGACCCAACTGGCAGTGAGCTTCCGGCATCCGGCGTCGACGGAATCGCGATTCTCAGCGGAAACAACCGCTGGATTGATGCACAGATTCTTGCGGGAGGAGAGGCCAAGGGCGAGGATTCTTGCGGCGGGGCCGAGGTGGCGGAGCTGGTACTGGTGGAGGAGACGGAGCTCGGCTAGGGTTTTCTCCATCTCGTGGACGGTGCGGGTGCAATAAAGGAGCTTGATGGGGTTGGAGGGTTTGGATAGGGCATAGCTAGTGATGAGGGAGAGGAGGGCGATGGTCTTGCCGGTGCCGGTGGGCATTTCGAGGAGGGCGTGGCCTTTGGCATCTAGAGCACGTTTCAGCTCCACCATGTAGGAGTACTGCTCAGGGTAGATGTTGTCGTAGGGGAAGTACACCGTCACATCTTCGATTTGGAATTTCATTGTCGtcagagagagtgagagagacaGTGGTGATCAGGGGAAGACGGCGGTGATCGGGGGAGAACGCCTCTTCCCTTCTTAGTTACTGCCCACTGTGCCTCACAAGCGCATCAGCTCATAGCCTCCTCATTcctcattaaatttttttaaatgtttgattaaaagggatgaaatcaaaattaagagTAACCGATATGGGAATTTAATctctttttatgttttgatagtccttcaattatttcaaatatttatatatatatatatatatatatatatatatatatatatatatatatattaaaataaaattacttttacataaaattgaaggcattttattaaaatgggataaaaaaaataaatgatgattttttaatcaaatagcTCATGAAATAAGCTTATTCTTAAATTCGCTAACTCTAAAAGTGCGTTTCAcagtaattatataaattatttttaatatttttaagacttgaatgatgaaaattatcaagtgttacaaaaataaaaaacacttcataaaattattatcaaacgcactctaactttcacaaaattcaaaactaaacacacaaaagttatttaattaaaatgtataaaataattttccatttgttatctcttttttattaaaatgtcaCTACTTTTTTTcgtaaaagtattttttttaaaagaaaattatgtaaataatcaaaatattgaaaggtTAGAAATTGATTGATTCTCAATTTTAAACataagaagagaaaaatttacaaatttaagaattatttcatctattaattctaaaaatgtaactttttaacaaaaacatcattaatataaaagtaatcttatcttgagataaaaataagGGATTACTTTTACAAATTAGGGATTATTTCACCATTTTTAACCTATAAATTCATTGTATCAATTAATGAtgggttttaaataataataaaaaaagctaaaatcaaacaaacaccAAATATTTTccctaaattttgaaatgacTTTCATACATTTTACTTTTTGAACTTTTTACTCAAAAAGTGTTTGATGGAAGATAAGAAATAAAGATTAATCGTTGATATTTTtgccctaaaaaaaattatatttcatgttttcaaaaaaagacTTCATTCATTCAAATTTGCATTTTGAATGATtccttaatcaaataaatttaaaaaataatgaaatatttgattaaaaaaatgagataataCCGATTCAATTGGGAAAtcatattgttttttaactaACATaagattgttttttaattgaaaacacaTATTTGACAAATTTAACTTTACtaaaaatagtttgtaaaatttttttattaaaataatctattttctaAAGATATTatgatatgttttattttttaaaattgttataaaaaagaagtgaaaatataaaaaatagtttaaaaacttttgcattatatttaagtacaaatataattatttttcaagaattattctcaaaaattattttcacaactaattccaaaattagaactaatttcaaaattgttaAAGAAATGGCCAGCCCCAGGCTATATTTGATTCtaagaaactaaaaataaataataaataaataagccctagaagaaattattttcttgaaaatttgaagttatgaaattttaaattattttttgagtaaataaaatgagtttaaagttgcatgtaaaaataatttattgttttcaaaaatctatttgtatttttcttgatttttctttccgtcttattttctctttattttcttgctcgtatttttccttgaaaattttcaagaattatgCATAGCCTAATTGTTTTCCCTAGGCAGCAAGTGTACACTCTACACTCCTGCCACCGATAAATATATACTGGACTTAAATCTTCATGCATTTCCACTCCAGTATGACAGCAGTCAAATTTGAAAGttacaaaacaaacaaaaaaacaaagtcaTCAATGAATCAGAGAGGATTCAAACTGACTTTGTCATTCCTCCATTGATGGTGCCTTGGATGCCAGCCCCTTGATCACATGACGACACTGAAACCTGTAACAAAAAAACCAACTTAAAGTTTGATTAGAAAGGGTAGAGTGCGATGCCACTCAATGCTAACTTGCTAAGTAACAAAACTGATACATATGGACTGT
Above is a genomic segment from Vitis riparia cultivar Riparia Gloire de Montpellier isolate 1030 chromosome 7, EGFV_Vit.rip_1.0, whole genome shotgun sequence containing:
- the LOC117918958 gene encoding general transcription and DNA repair factor IIH helicase subunit XPD, whose protein sequence is MKFQIEDVTVYFPYDNIYPEQYSYMVELKRALDAKGHALLEMPTGTGKTIALLSLITSYALSKPSNPIKLLYCTRTVHEMEKTLAELRLLHQYQLRHLGPAARILALGLSSRKNLCINPAVVSAENRDSVDAGCRKLTASWVRALAVENPNIPTCQFFENYEKAASEAVLPPGVYTLQNLRAFGRDKGWCPYFLARHMVQFANVVVYSYQYLLDPKVAGIISKEMQRESVVVFDEAHNIDNVCIEALSVSVRRQTLEGATRNLSKMAQEINRFKATDAGRLRAEYNRLVEGLAQRGNLPISDTWLANPALPDDILKEAVPGNIRRAEHFLSVLRRLVQYLHGRLETENVEKEGPVAFVASINSQAGIDQKMLKFCYDRLHSLMLTLEITDTDEFLHIQTICDFATLVGTYTRGFSIIIEPFDERMPHIPDPVLQLSCHDASLAIKPVFERFQSVVITSGTLSPIDLYPRLLNFNPVVSRSFTMSLTRNCICPMVLTRGSDQLPVSTKFDMRSDPGVVRNYGRLLLEMVSVVPDGIVCFFVSYSYMDGIVNTWNESGILKEIMQHKLVFIETQDVVETTLALDNYRRACDCGRGAVFFSVARGKVAEGIDFDRHYGRLVIMFGVPFQYTLSRILLARLEYLRETFQIKEGDFLTFDALRQAAQCVGRVIRSKADYGMMIFADKRYSRHDKRSKLPGWILSHLRDAHLNLSTDMALHIAREFLRKMAQPYDKAGVSGRKTLLSEEDLEKMGDGTTNEMLF